The DNA sequence TTCTAATTGGATTTCTCCCCAACGCCCTCGAGATCCAGGATGCTTTAAAATATCTGTTAGAACATGGGTTTCATGTTCTAATTTTTTTTCTATAGCAAGCAGCTGGACCATCTGTTCTTTTAATCTTCCGCGATCTTCAGCATGCTTAGTCTCAAATATTTCTAAACTTTGTTTAAATGTTGTGAGTGTCGTTTGAATAGGAGAAAGCATGGATTCAAAAGATTTAGACTTATCACAAAAGTAACTTTGAGCTTCTTCTTTCATATCCTTAATAAGGTTATGAGAAGAAACTGCGAGCCGATTGCTAAAATCTTCCAGTAATTGTTCTTGATGACGACTAAGATCCAAAGAAGCTTGTAAAAGCTGGTTCTCATGCTCCAACTTTTGAAGTTTTGCTAAATAATCGTTCTTTTTTTTCAAATAATAATAAGACGCTACAAACACACCTAAGCAAAAAGCACACCCAGGTAAAAGTACGTATGCCAGAGGATAGGGAATATTCATAGTTGATGCTAACTCTTTTTTCGATAGATAATTGAAAAAATAGAAAAACCCACTAAAGTATACAACCAAGAAACAAGGAAAAATACTTCAACAAAATGATCGACAAGTCCTGAGAAAAAGAGACACGCGGCTAGCCCTATAGTCACCACAAGGAGAAAGGAAGAAACATTAAACCGAAAATGTTTAACTCCAGGGAATTTCCAGGGGGAAATCATCAACCCTCCAATAAAAAGTAAGGCAAAAGACAGTAAACTTACCCGAATTTGGGTAGGAAGGTCTGGGAAGAAATCCGATGCAAGGAACAAAGCCAAAGAAACTATACTTGCAGCAGCAGCTGGAATTGGAAGACCAATAAAACAATAGGGCCTTGAGACATCAACAGTTTTTTTGGAAAAGAGATTATAACGTACTAATCGTAAGACCCCACACAACGAATAAATAATTGAAGTAATAAGTAGCAATGAAGAGAACACATTTCCTATATAAATCCCATCAAGGCTTTTTATTACAATCAAAGGCGGGGAGATCCCAAAAGTTACTGCATCAGAAAGAGAATCAAATTGGGCGCCAAAAGCACTTTCTGCTTTCATGATGCGAGCAATTGCTCCATCAGAAAAATCCGCAATCATAGCGCTAATAAGTAAAAGAGATAGACCCTGTAGGCGGTGGAATAACTCGACAGAAGAAGACGTTCTTAGCACACTCTTAAAAATAATGAACAACCCACAACAAAGTCCAAAAGCAGTAATAGCGTTAGGGGTCACTACACGACGCTTGCCTCGTGCTTCTAGGTCTTCTAGTCCTGCCATGTTATTTTGCCAGAGTTTATTTTGCTCATAGCATAATATATTCTTCTAAAATCAACAAGTTTTTGCGGTCCTCTTTTTGGTTAAGACACCTATCTCTAAAAGAGCCTAGAGTATGATATTTTTTACCGAGAACAGGGTCATTTTTCAATTGCAGGAAACCACCACAATTCCTATATATGGTAGATAAGCGCGTAACGTTTCACTATATATTGGGTTTTTAGAAGAAATCCTATTTATGCTGAAACGTATTTTTATTTCTGTTTTTTTAATTATAACAAAGGAAAAAAGACCTCCAATATGCGTGATTTTGGGGTCCTGGTTTTCTAGTGCGCAAAGAATAAAAAATCTAATATTTTAATTACCATTTTGGGGAAAAATTATGTTCGAAGTCGAAGAAAAGCATTACACCATTGTCAAACGTAATGGAATGTTTGTCCCATTTAATCAAGATAGGATTTTCCAGGCTTTGGAGGCAGCTTTTCGAGATACCCGCAACTTAGAAAATAGCTCTCCACTACCTAAAGATTTGGAAGAATCTATAGAACAAATTACTCATAAAGTGGTTAAGGAAGTTTTGAATAAAATTTCTGAAGGACAGGTTGTTACTGTAGAGAGAATCCAAGATATCGTGGAAAGTCAGCTTTATATTAGCGGCTTGCAGGATGTTGCCCGTGATTATATTATCTATAGAGATGAACGCAAAGCAAAGCGAGGCAGCTCTTGGTCCGGAATTTCAATCATACGTAGAGACGGCAGCTCCGCTAAGTTTAATCCTATGAAGATTTCGGCAGCTCTTGAGAAAGCTTTTAGAGCGACATATCAAATCATAGGAATGACTCCTTCTGCGACGCTATCTGAAATCAATGACCTTACCTTTAGGATAGTCGAGGATATACTGAGTCTCGATATTGAGCAGAGTGTTAATCTTGAAGTTGTTCAAGATATTGTTGAAAAACAACTTATGGTTGCGGGATATTATGATGTAGCGAAAAACTATATTCTATATAGGGAAGCCCGTGC is a window from the Chlamydia serpentis genome containing:
- a CDS encoding CDP-alcohol phosphatidyltransferase family protein, with amino-acid sequence MAGLEDLEARGKRRVVTPNAITAFGLCCGLFIIFKSVLRTSSSVELFHRLQGLSLLLISAMIADFSDGAIARIMKAESAFGAQFDSLSDAVTFGISPPLIVIKSLDGIYIGNVFSSLLLITSIIYSLCGVLRLVRYNLFSKKTVDVSRPYCFIGLPIPAAAASIVSLALFLASDFFPDLPTQIRVSLLSFALLFIGGLMISPWKFPGVKHFRFNVSSFLLVVTIGLAACLFFSGLVDHFVEVFFLVSWLYTLVGFSIFSIIYRKKS